One segment of Mugil cephalus isolate CIBA_MC_2020 chromosome 14, CIBA_Mcephalus_1.1, whole genome shotgun sequence DNA contains the following:
- the LOC125020514 gene encoding integumentary mucin C.1-like yields NYNFSNYNHNFSNNNYNFSNYNLYNNNHPTTTTTSPTTTTTSPTTTSATTTTTSPTTTTTSPTTTSSPTTTTTSPTTTTTSPTTTTTSPPTTTTSPTTTTTSPTTTSATTTTTSPTTTTSSPTTTSPTSTTTSPTTTTTSLKTITTSPTTTTTSPTTTTTSPTTTSATTTTTSPTTTTTTTTSPTTTTTSLKTTTTSPTTTTTSPTTTTTSPTTTSATTTTTSPTTTTTSPTTTTSPTTTTTSPTTTTTSPTTTTTSPTTTSATTTTTSPTTTTSSPTTTSPTTTTTSPTTTTTSPTTTTTSPTTTTTSLKTITTSPTTTTTSPTTTTTSPTTTSATTTTTSPTTTTTTTTTSPTTTTTSPTTTTTSPTTTTMSPTTTTTSPTTTTTSPTTTTTSPTTTTTSPTTTTTSPTTTTTSPTTTTTSPTTTT; encoded by the exons aactacaacttctccaactacaaccacaacttctccaacaacaactacaacttctccaactacaacctctacaacaacaacca tccaactacaaccacaacttctccaacaacaaccacaacttctccaactacaacctctgcaacaacaactacaacttctccaactacaaccacaacatctccaacaactacgtcttctccaacaacaaccacaacttctccaacaacaaccacaacttctccaacaacaactacaacttctccacctacaaccacaacttctccaacaacaaccacaacttctccaactacaacctctgcaacaacaaccacaacttctccaactactaCCACgtcttctccaactacaacttctccaacatcaactacgacttctccaactacaaccacaacttctctaaaaacaattacaacttctccaactacaaccacaacttctccaacaacaaccacaacttctccaactacaacctctgcaacaacaactacaacttctccaactacaaccacaac aactacgacttctccaactacaaccacaacttctctaaaaacaactacaacttctccaactacaaccacaacttctccaacaacaaccacaacttctccaactacaacctctgcaacaacaactacaacttctccaactacaaccacaacatctccaacaactacgacttctccaactacaaccacaacttctccaacaacaaccacaacttctccaacaacaaccacaacttctccaactacaacctctgcaacaacaaccacaacttctccaactaccaCCACgtcttctccaactacaacttctccaacaacaactacgacttctccaactacaaccacaacttctccaacaacaactacgacttctccaactacaaccacaacttctctaaaaacaattacaacttctccaactacaaccacaacttctccaacaacaaccacaacttctccaactacaacctctgcaacaacaactacaacttctccaactacaaccacaac tacaaccacaacttctccaacaacaactacgacttctcccactacaaccacaacttctccaacaacaactacaatgtctccaactacaaccacaacttctccaacaacaactacgacttctccaactacaaccacaacttctccaacaacaactacgacttctccaactacaaccacaacttctccaacaacaactacaacttctccaacaacaaccacaacttctccaactacaaccacg
- the LOC125020364 gene encoding integumentary mucin C.1-like: LNTTTTLHTTTTSPTTTSPSPPTTTTSPTTTTTSPTTTSATTTTTSPTTTNTTSPTTTSAQQPPTSPTPPTSSPTTTFLQQPTTSPTTTSATTTTTSPTTTTTSPTTTTSPTTTITSPTTTTTSPTTTTTSPTTTSATTTTTSPTTTTSSPTTTSPTTTTTSPTTTTTSPTTTTTSPTTTTTSSTTTTIFPTITTTSPITTTTSSTTTTTSPTTTTTSPTTTSATTTTTSAKTTTTSPATTSSRKTTTSPTTTTTFPTTTTSPTTT; this comes from the exons ctcaacacaaccacaactctCCACACCaccacgacttctccaactacaacttctcca tCTCcacctacaaccacaacttctccgacaacaaccacaacttctccaactacaacctctgcaacaacaaccacaacttctccaactactaCCAAt acaacttctccaactacaacctctgcacaACAACCACCAACTTCTCCAACTCCACCAACgtcttctccaactacaacttttctccaacaac ccacaacttctccaactacaacctctgcaacaacaactacaacttctccaactacaaccacaacatctccaacaactacgacttctccaactacaaccataacttctccaacaacaactacgacttctccaactacaaccacaacttctccaactacaacctctgcaacaacaaccacaacttctccaactaccaCCACgtcttctccaactacaacttctccaacaacaactacgacttctccaactacaaccacaacttctccaacaacaactacaacttctccaactacaaccacgactTCTTCAACTACAACTACGATTTTTCCAACTataaccacaacttctccaataacaactacaacctcttcaacaacaaccacaacttctccaacaacaaccacaacttctccaactacaacctctgcaacaacaactacaacttctgcaaaaacaaccacaacttctccagcTACAACCTCTTCaagaaaaactacaacttctccaactaccaCCACAACATTtccaacaactacgacttctccaactacaacc